From a single Canis aureus isolate CA01 unplaced genomic scaffold, VMU_Caureus_v.1.0 NW_027326404.1_RagTag, whole genome shotgun sequence genomic region:
- the LOC144309438 gene encoding leucine-rich repeat-containing protein 37A2-like — protein MLCVSIYRILPSRMSCCLCQLKNNIEVVCKTVKLHCDGECLTNATRCDEKVSIMNVEGSFMKVLKARKKSTSTELTIEPEKASSDKNGIGLSAFMNEQLDFNDESDVISALNYILPYFSEGNVEDVESTLLPFIKTLFSNVQDGDKPVGYLKNNTKSPSLEPGPNNSTYKNKLRKLSFLENLLDAEIQEKIDEVKKKEKTAMLIPPGILGPKFKRQIFPKKLETAQGQEKTLPKAKNVRKRRFRKNRVLKGPKDLQKRHYKEVDVQSTQGKQSAQSFVKNMAKERRLSGPSPRELEELHMAQRPRKLVGNSIHTESSFIKEHKAAASSFPKQYIMGRPSASTAPKSLPKVRNKSEDLTYPIVVLEDANARVREMEISRPVSHSGKKYIFHKIRSRIVQRTPKTKKSKKFRKKNSLSNRLMPAQRPPLPAVRSLIDSPSQEAISSSEKRTQENPFPELFTLSEPSKENTTVENTTAQNASEEIISPGSTTVSEQTPPEFTNRRNLSNTYSTTTRDNFVPTVKQTNETQWEYHNLVTDLPPKPTGFSVAKLSSAGDLFEIQLNQQLRSLIPNNDVRRLISHVIRTLKMDCSETNVQLACAKLISRTGLLMKLLSEQQEVKVSKAEWDTDQWKTENYINESTEAQSEQKEQKSSELTKEVPGYGYNNKLILAISVTVVVMILIIVFCLIEIYSHRAAPVEDEEGGSRLFFNSLLHKRCSIQRENQGFFWRRWPLWLRDMYRPLNATRKKNMAQKLHDRDSSDEDEIFNKEPGEKGDAPVEKPRAADSAAEDLGEESDSELRTVIVLK, from the exons ATGCTCTGTGTTTCCATTTATAGGATATTACCTAGCCGTATGTCCTGTTGTCTCTGCCAACTCAAAAATAATATTGAGGTTGTTTGCAAGACAGTCAAGCTGCATTGTGACGGTGAATGTTTGACAAATGCCACACGTTGTG ATGAAAAAGTATCTATAATGAATGTAGAAGGATCATTCATGAAGGTATTAAAAGCCCGGAAGAAGAGTACCAGTACTGAGCTGACAATTGAGCCAGAGAAGGCATCCTCAGACAAAAATGGCATCGGTCTGTCAGCCTTTATGAATGAGCAGTTAGACTTTAATGATGAAAGTGATGTTATCAGTGCGCTGAATTACATATTACCTTATTTCTCAGAGGGAAATGTAGAAGATGTAGAATCAACATTACTACCATTCATTAAAACTCTGTTTTCAAATGTTCAAGATGGAGACAAGCCTGTGGGTTACttgaaaaacaacacaaagaGCCCTTCTCTTGAACCTGGACCCAACAATTcaacttacaaaaataaactgaggaaACTCTCTTTCCTGGAAAATTTGTTAGAtgcagaaattcaagaaaaaattgatgaggtaaaaaagaaagaaaaaactgccatGCTTATACCTCCCGGGATTTTAGGTCCCAAATTTAAACGCCAAATCTTTCCAAAGAAATTGGAAACTGCCCAAGGACAGGAAAAGACCCTTCCCAAGGCTAAGAATGTACGGAAGAGGCGGTTTAGAAAAAACAGGGTTCTCAAGGGCCCCAAGGACCTACAGAAAAGGCACTACAAGGAAGTGGACGTTCAGAGCACCCAAGGGAAACAGAGTGCCCAGTCATTTGTGAAGAACATGGCCAAAGAAAGAAGGCTCAGTGGACCATCCCCAAGGGAGCTGGAGGAGCTTCACATGGCCCAGAGGCCCAGGAAATTAGTGGGAAACTCCATCCACACAGAGTCTTCATTCATAAAGGAGCACAAGGCAGCAGCCTCTTCTTTCCCGAAGCAATACATAATGGGCAGGCCTTCTGCCTCCACTGCTCCAAAATCCCTACCTAAGGTGAGAAACAAATCAGAAGACTTAACCTACCCCATTGTTGTTTTAGAAGATGCGAATGCTAGAGTTAGGGAAATGGAGATTTCCAGACCAGTCTCGCATtctggaaaaaagtatattttccataaaattcgCTCACGTATAGTCCAAAGAACACCCAagaccaaaaaaagtaaaaagttcagaaagaaaaactcactCTCGAATAGATTGATGCCTGCACAGAGGCCTCCATTGCCTGCCGTCAGGAGCCTCATCGATTCCCCTTCACAGGAGGCTATTTCATCTTCAGAAAAACGAACTCAGGAAAATCCTTTTCCAGAATTATTTACTCTTTCAGAACCTTCTAAAGAAAACACTACTGTAGAAAACACTACTGCACAGAATGCttctgaagaaattatttctcCAGGAAGCACTACTGTATCAGAACAAACTCCCCCTGAATTCACAAACCGTAGGAATCTTTCCAATACATATTCTACTACCACCAGAGACAACTTTGTGCCGACTGTTAAACAAACCAATGAAACACAATGGGAATACCACAACTTGGTCACTGACTTGCCCCCAAAGCCCACAGGCTTCAGTGTTGCAAAGCTCTCATCCGCAGGTGATCTATTTGAAATTCAGCTAAACCAGCAGCTACGGTCCCTCATCCCGAATAATGACGTGAGAAGGCTCATTTCTCATGTTATCCGGACTTTGAAAATGGACTGCTCTGAGACCAATGTGCAACTGGCTTGTGCCAAGCTTATCTCCAGAACAGGCCTCCTGATGAAGCTTCTCAGCGAGCAGCAGGAAGTAAAGGTGTCCAAGGCAGAGTGGGATACAGACCAATGGAAGACTGAGAACTATATCAATGAGAGCACAGAAGCCCAGAGTGAACAGAAAGAGCAGAAGTCAAGTGAG ctcaCAAAAGAAGTTCCAGGTTATGGCTATAACAACAAACTCATCTTGGCAATATCTGTGACTGTAGTAGTAATGATTTTGATTATAGTTTTCTGTCTCATTGAG ATTTATTCTCATAGAGCAGCACCAGTGGAAGATGAAGAAGGAGGCTCAAG GCTCTTCTTTAATTCTCTGCTGCATAAGAGATGTTCAATCCAACGGGAGAATCAG GGCTTTTTCTGGAGAAGGTGgccactttggcttcgggacatgtACAGACCTCTCAATGCCACACGGAAGAAAAACATGGCACAGAAGCTACACGACAGGGATTCTTCTGATGAGGATGAGATTTTCAACAAGGAACCAGG AGAGAAAGGTGATGCCCCAGTAGAGAAGCCTCGGGCTGCAGATTCAGCTGCTGAAGACCTGGGTGAGGAGAGCGACAGTGAACTCCGCACCGTCATCGTCCTCAAGTGA
- the LOC144309439 gene encoding lysozyme-like protein 6, producing the protein MRTGGGRVPWSRPLVAFALSCFRTLCLPRWLCLAFVESRFNISKGNENADGSFQINSHYWCNDDRSHSENICHEDCQDVLSLNLLSAISCAKKDCLWSRGYEELGSMEVALCRPATLLLDDRMFLGMRQDTGLP; encoded by the exons ATGCGAACGGGCGGCGGGCGCGTTCCGTGGTCCCGACCCCTGGTCGCCTTTGCGCTGTCCTGCTTCAGAACCCTTTGCCTTCCCCGTT GGCTATGTCTGGCTTTTGTGGAAAGCAGATTCAACATATCGAAGGGAAATGAAAACGCAGACGGCAGCTTCCAGATCAACAGCCATTACTGGTGCAATGATGACAGGAGTCACTCAGAAAACATTTGCCACGAGGACTGTCAAG acGTACTGAGCCTCAATCTTCTCTCAGCCATCAGCTGTGCAAAAAAAGATTGTCTCTGGAGCAGGGGGTATGAAGAACTG GGTAGCATGGAGGTTGCACTGTGCAGGCCGGCCACTCTCCTACTGGATGACAGGATGTTTCTCGGGATGAGACAGGACACAGGGCTGCCGTAG